Proteins from a single region of Synechococcus sp. WH 8109:
- a CDS encoding efflux RND transporter periplasmic adaptor subunit, whose protein sequence is MRHPQRLLLTLAALITVSSCKSEAPKPPPPKVQAVSTQLAEFTEGIDTVSTLESSNIVELAAQSGGRIEQLKIRQGDEVEAGQLLLVLDQDEEKANADTAKANYERYAYLAEVGATSQEELDRYRTQYIEAKAKLDYTNLRSPSAGTVADVKVKVGDVIRQGEVFTSLVQNNELEAKVEVPAIFSARLQEGQPVVLMAPGSEEIIATGVVESIDPRINPNTQGLLLIAAFLNTDGILRDGLRLHTRVQIKAEEQLAVPFAAVIQTSGQSFVFRLGSFDELRENPGKADLRKLELGIKAGKLPSNMQFALQTPVTVGELENNLYPITKGLKLNQKVATTNLLNLRHGMPVQVQPAKGN, encoded by the coding sequence GCACCGAAGCCGCCGCCGCCGAAGGTGCAGGCTGTCTCCACCCAGTTGGCTGAGTTCACCGAGGGGATCGACACCGTCAGCACGCTCGAGTCCAGCAACATTGTGGAGTTGGCCGCCCAATCGGGTGGACGAATTGAGCAGCTGAAGATTCGCCAAGGTGATGAGGTTGAGGCTGGTCAGCTTCTGCTTGTGCTTGATCAAGACGAGGAAAAGGCCAACGCAGACACTGCCAAAGCCAATTACGAGCGTTACGCCTACCTGGCTGAGGTGGGAGCAACGTCGCAGGAGGAGTTGGATCGCTACCGGACTCAGTACATCGAAGCGAAGGCCAAGCTCGATTACACCAATCTGCGTTCTCCCTCCGCCGGCACGGTTGCTGACGTGAAAGTGAAGGTGGGCGATGTGATTCGGCAGGGCGAGGTGTTCACCAGCCTGGTTCAGAACAATGAGCTGGAAGCAAAGGTGGAAGTGCCTGCAATCTTCTCGGCCCGGCTGCAGGAGGGCCAGCCCGTTGTGCTGATGGCTCCTGGTAGTGAAGAAATAATTGCCACAGGTGTAGTGGAATCAATTGATCCACGCATCAACCCCAACACCCAAGGACTGCTGTTGATAGCGGCGTTCCTTAATACCGACGGAATCCTGCGAGATGGTTTGCGACTGCATACGCGTGTGCAGATCAAAGCTGAGGAACAGTTGGCTGTTCCTTTTGCCGCTGTCATCCAGACCTCTGGTCAGAGCTTTGTCTTCCGGCTCGGAAGTTTCGATGAGCTAAGGGAGAACCCTGGTAAGGCGGATTTAAGGAAGCTGGAGCTGGGAATTAAGGCCGGCAAGCTTCCCTCAAACATGCAATTTGCCTTGCAGACTCCAGTCACTGTGGGCGAACTGGAGAACAACCTGTACCCCATCACCAAGGGCCTGAAACTGAATCAGAAGGTGGCCACCACCAACCTTTTGAACCTCAGACACGGGATGCCTGTGCAGGTGCAACCCGCCAAGGGGAACTGA